Proteins from a genomic interval of Quercus lobata isolate SW786 chromosome 11, ValleyOak3.0 Primary Assembly, whole genome shotgun sequence:
- the LOC115966318 gene encoding fasciclin-like arabinogalactan protein 10 yields the protein MAAKVLTIFTVNKVLVPKELFGKSPSPAPALGPVMSLSPAPALAPSPVSEAPSPVKDMLPAPSPMETPSTSGSHVKGSVGMAVLVTSCATLISLFILS from the coding sequence ATGGCTGCGAAGGTTTTGACCATCTTTACCGTCAACAAAGTTCTTGTTCCGAAAGAGTTGTTCGGAAAATCTCCATCGCCTGCGCCAGCTCTGGGGCCTGTGATGTCTCTAAGTCCAGCACCTGCTTTGGCTCCAAGTCCGGTGTCTGAAGCACCGTCTCCGGTGAAAGATATGCTGCCTGCACCTTCTCCGATGGAAACTCCGTCGACGTCGGGGTCTCACGTGAAGGGTTCTGTAGGGATGGCAGTACTTGTCACCAGCTGTGCAACTCTTATTTCCTTGTTTATCCTGTCCTGA